From Mycobacterium cookii:
GCTATGTGCGTGAGGAGTTCGAGGCCGCCGAGCTGCCCTACCCGACCGCGCGGCAGCGCGTCGACTACCTCGAGCACATGACCACCTACCTCAAGAAGCACCTGCCGAATGTTCCGATCCTGATCGCGGGCAACGGAAATCGACTGCTGACGATCGCCGCGCAGCACGCCGACATCATCGGGTTGACGGGTGCCGGCAACGCTGAGGTGGCCGACCCGCTGGCCGAGCGCATCGACTTCGTTCGCAACGCCGCCGGCGACCGGTTCGACAGTCTGGAACTGAACCTGGGGATCAACGCGGTGCCCTCGGACAGCTCCGGCAAGCCCGATCTCAGACTCGCCCGCAGGTTCGTCAAGCTCTCCGACGAAGAGTTGCTCGCGCTGCCCACCGTGCTCAGCGGATCGCCGCGCGACATCGCCGACACACTGAGCGGCTACCGGGACACCTACGGGCTGACGTCGTTCACCTTCCAGGAAAACCATGTCGACA
This genomic window contains:
- a CDS encoding LLM class F420-dependent oxidoreductase — protein: MATQGFRFAVGIHSAKSSAELRDKAKRLEDIGFDVLHLPDHLGAPAPFPVLTAIGAATSTVRLGTYVLNAGFYKPALLARDAGELDKLSDGRLDLGLGAGYVREEFEAAELPYPTARQRVDYLEHMTTYLKKHLPNVPILIAGNGNRLLTIAAQHADIIGLTGAGNAEVADPLAERIDFVRNAAGDRFDSLELNLGINAVPSDSSGKPDLRLARRFVKLSDEELLALPTVLSGSPRDIADTLSGYRDTYGLTSFTFQENHVDTIAKVIAELR